The segment ACGGTGCGCTCGACCCGTTGACCCGCGAGCGCATCGCACTCGCGGTGGCCGAACAGAATGCCTGCCAGTATTGCGTCTCGGCCCATACCGCGCTCGGCAGGAAGGCCGGGCTCGACAATGACGAGATGCTGGCCAATCGCGGAGGTACTTCGGCGGACGCCAAGGCGACCGCCGCTCTGGCCTTTACCCGAGCACTGGTCGAGAACACTGGTGACGTGACCGGCGCCGAATTCGACGCCGTGCGGGCGGCCGGCCACTCCGACGGCGAGATCGTCGAGATCATCGCCCATGTGGCGCTGAACCTGTTCACCAACCTGATCGGCAAGGCCACCCAGGTCGAGATCGATTTCCCCGAAGTCGAACTACGAACCGCCGCCTAGATAACGCGATCTCCGGTCCCGGGACAATGTTCACCCGGGACCGGGGTAAACCGGAAGGACAATCATCATGACGATCCAGAGCTTTGCAGACATCGCATTCACGCCGAGCGTGAAAGCACTTCAGGCGAACGCCGGCAGTCGAGAAAGCTATGCCCGCATGGAGGGTGGCGGAAACGATCTCGGGCCTCGGGAGTGGGCGTTCCTCGCCGAACGAGACAGCTTTTACATGGCCAGCGTCAGCGAGACGGGCTGGCCTTATGTTCAGCATCGTGGCGGGCCCGCAGGGTTCCTGAAGGTGGTAGATGGAAACAGGATCGGTTTCGCGGATTTCACCGGCAACAAGCAATATGTCAGCACCGGCAACCTGATGAACGACGACCGGGTGTCGCTGATCCTGGTGGATTATCCGAATCGGCAGCGGCTGAAATTGCTCGGTCATGCGCGGCTCATCGAGGGAGACGAGCCGATTGTGCTCGACAAGCTGGGGCTTCCCGACTATCGGGCACGGGTCGAGCGCGGTGTCCTGATCGATATCGCTGCCTTCGACTGGAATTGCCCGCAGCACATCACACCGCGCTACACGGCCGCCGAGATCGAGGCGATCGCGACCGCGAATACCGAATGACACATCCCGGTGGCGTGGCGGCGCTGCCTAATGGTCCGACGGCGTGGTGAGACGGTCCGCAAGTCCGGTGTCGTAGGCCAACCCCTCCGCCGTCAGCACGGTGCCGCTCGCATCATGGCGCGCCATCCCCTTGCGTTCCAGGGCGACCCAGACAGCCGGATTCGCGAAACCGCTGGCATCCCGGGCACTGACAGTAAACGGGCCGACATGAACATGGTCACCATGCACCTGCGGGAGTTGCGTGATTGTGACCGTGTCAGTCTCCGGCCCGGCCATGGACGAACGCTCATCTCTACCGAGCACCTGCAAGAGGGCAAGCGTGCGCAATTGCAGCTTGTTGAGCTTCAACGGATTCGGTCTGGGCAGCATGGCGGATCGATCTCCGGGACTTGGCGGTTGGGTACTTTGTCACGCGCGGACCGCGCTTCGCAGGC is part of the Alphaproteobacteria bacterium genome and harbors:
- a CDS encoding carboxymuconolactone decarboxylase family protein; protein product: MPRIPQIDPQTAVGQTGELLQSVQESLGAVPNFVRVLANSPAALNGFLGLFSIAHDGALDPLTRERIALAVAEQNACQYCVSAHTALGRKAGLDNDEMLANRGGTSADAKATAALAFTRALVENTGDVTGAEFDAVRAAGHSDGEIVEIIAHVALNLFTNLIGKATQVEIDFPEVELRTAA
- a CDS encoding pyridoxamine 5'-phosphate oxidase family protein — encoded protein: MTIQSFADIAFTPSVKALQANAGSRESYARMEGGGNDLGPREWAFLAERDSFYMASVSETGWPYVQHRGGPAGFLKVVDGNRIGFADFTGNKQYVSTGNLMNDDRVSLILVDYPNRQRLKLLGHARLIEGDEPIVLDKLGLPDYRARVERGVLIDIAAFDWNCPQHITPRYTAAEIEAIATANTE